From the genome of Vicia villosa cultivar HV-30 ecotype Madison, WI linkage group LG2, Vvil1.0, whole genome shotgun sequence, one region includes:
- the LOC131648275 gene encoding transcription factor MYB46-like — MRKPEIYNTKKSDVIKKKLRKGLWSPEEDEKLMNYMVRSNGQGCWSDVARNAGLERCGKSCRLRWINYLRPDLKRGAFSNQEEELIVHLHSLLGNRWSQIAARLPGRTDNEIKNFWNSTIKKRLKNISSNTTSPNASDESSSPESNKEINILGFASQHQQHANYNNYMMNVPTFTSSSSSPSIFENTIFNTMNIDTLPMLQHSGYLNTAFTVPCFSQQSHEVDIKDSCFENGGVQGDVCKREDISIDYTFDDMNSILSTCNIIDSNNDHKSGVVENLFQEQMNLGEWDFEELMKDVSSFSFLDYSF; from the exons ATGAGAAAGCCAGAGATTTATAATACGAAAAAGAGCGATGTTATTAAGAAGAAGCTTAGGAAAGGGTTGTGGTCACCAGAAGAAGATGAGAAGCTTATGAACTATATGGTAAGGAGTAATGGACAAGGTTGTTGGAGTGATGTAGCAAGAAATGCTGGATTGGAAAGGTGTGGCAAAAGTTGTAGATTGAGATGGATTAATTACTTGAGACCTGATCTTAAAAGAGGTGCTTTttcgaatcaagaagaagaaCTCATCGTTCATCTGCATTCCCTTCTCGGAAACAG ATGGTCACAAATAGCAGCGCGTTTACCTGGGAGAACAGACAACGAAATCAAAAACTTTTGGAACTCAACCATAAAGAAAAGACTCAAGAACATATCTTCAAACACAACATCACCAAATGCAAGTGACGAATCTTCCTCGCCCGAGTCTAACAAAGAGATCAATATACTAGGGTTTGCATCACAGCATCAGCAACATGCAAATTACAACAACTACATGATGAATGTGCCTACAttcacttcatcatcttcttcgccATCGATATTCGAAAACACGATTTTCAATACTATGAATATTGACACATTGCCTATGCTGCAGCATAGTGGATACTTAAACACTGCATTTACAGTGCCATGCTTTTCACAACAAAGTCATGAAGTTGATATTAAAGATTCTTGTTTTGAAAATGGTGGAGTGCAAGGGGATGTGTGCAAGAGAGAGGACATCAGTATTGATTATACTTTTGATGACATGAACAGTATTCTTAGTACCTGCAATATTATTGACAGCAATAATGATCATAAAAGTGGGGTAGTGGAGAATTTATTTCAAGAACAAATGAACTTGGGAGAGTGGGATTTTGAGGAGTTGATGAaagatgtttcttctttttcttttcttgattaTTCATTCTGA